From Magnolia sinica isolate HGM2019 chromosome 13, MsV1, whole genome shotgun sequence, one genomic window encodes:
- the LOC131222603 gene encoding photosystem I reaction center subunit II, chloroplastic has product MAMATQSTLFTPTTISTSKPSHRAIQVKPSLTVPFDSPRTTNLSAARTVKVAATEEKVEAPVGFTPPELDPNSPSPIFGGSTGGLLRKAQVEEFYVITWDSPKEQIFEMPTGGAAIMRQGPNLLKLARKEQCLALGTRLRSKYKIKYQFYRVFPNGEVQYLHPKDGVYPEKVNAGRQGVGVNFRSIGKNVSPIEVKFTGKQVYDL; this is encoded by the coding sequence ATGGCCATGGCAACCCAATCCACCCTCTTCACCCCCACCACCATCTCCACATCGAAGCCGTCCCACCGTGCCATCCAAGTTAAGCCATCTCTAACTGTTCCATTTGACAGCCCTCGGACCACCAACCTCTCCGCAGCCCGCACCGTGAAAGTGGCTGCCACTGAAGAGAAGGTCGAGGCTCCAGTGGGCTTCACCCCACCAGAACTAGACCCAAACAGCCCATCACCCATCTTTGGTGGTAGCACTGGAGGATTGCTACGTAAGGCTCAAGTCGAAGAGTTCTATGTTATCACGTGGGACTCGCCAAAGGAACAGATCTTTGAGATGCCCACTGGTGGGGCCGCCATCATGCGACAAGGACCCAACTTGCTCAAACTGGCTAGGAAGGAGCAATGCCTGGCACTTGGAACCAGGCTCAGATCTAAGTACAAGATCAAATACCAGTTCTATCGAGTCTTCCCTAATGGAGAGGTCCAGTACCTCCACCCCAAGGATGGGGTCTACCCCGAGAAGGTGAATGCAGGCCGTCAAGGGGTGGGCGTGAACTTCCGGTCCATTGGCAAGAATGTTAGCCCAATCGAGGTCAAGTTCACTGGGAAACAGGTTTATGATTTATAA